tcataatattgatagaatgaattctaattgatctataattattgttgatatgtcgCGAATTATACcaagggaattatgcatgattatttgattataggaccttaaagaatcgagcatgataagttgatattttgagaaataaaattcttttagactatttttcctaaattgaggtattatcttaaaatcttaagtatacaggaatgacatccaaaaacccaaatttttggtgagatttttgagccttttgagcatataactttctttcttgctcacttcttttgtggtttgaatgtgtcaacattgaactgttattctagaacttgcttcgattatacatgtcgagatcacacgtaCGATTTGATacactgagatgataaaggcacttaggattcaacccatttactccataaaaagccttctcacataattaaacccttagtgaaccccttttgagcctactaattttttttattgattaaccttcatcattaacccattaacctattattgttgaaatcctcttacttaatttacattttttttgtcgagattaaatttaatactgttacctcactatgttcaccattttttgttactgaatcatgaagtatgatttctatattgttttaacttgatttgttcttaaaaaaaactcagtattattattgtaattctcagcaagctaaagttgtcatgaactcatgtaaaatagttctagatatttgtttgtggttcagtaattaagtttttgatagtggggtaatatattaaaattatctcgattctaacctttgtcTCTTCAGCTTGTTTCCATACCTATAACCTAAACCCTGTTACAACCATGTAAAGACCTTTTTattagtgtatcatatcatttacacgtggtggagatttgattttcatgcaagcctatggtaataacttttcatgttagacaactgagtgcttaatcttgaaccttaaacactttgagtgatttgagtgaatctttagtgaggatgtcatctcttgtatatttaggactaaagttaattacttagtggaaggagattacctatgattttattatcaaaatattcgatttagattgcttgaggcttttaatgcccctatagttgaattctcactgtatgattttctatggaataacttgtaacattattagtaatgattatgtgattaaGAGGAATGAACTCTAGCAGTAAATTAaagttttgcttgaggataagcaaatgcttaagtgtggggctatttgataaatgccaaattatacatagttttaccccaaatacttagcatatttatggatgtttactactagatttgtggattttggtgctcttaatccagttatttcatgttttgtactcaggcgagcaccaagagtcaaaaggagccaaaaacgagctaaaaagggacaaaacggaccaaatcgagaagttcacacggcctaagccttaccacacgggctgctcacacgctcgtgtccttcgacggtgtcgaccaaggctctcacgattcacacggcctgaccattAACCCACACAGCCATGTGTAATTTAACGGATTAAACACGGCCTGGCAaacacgtcacacggccgtggcacacgggcgtgtccctttttcaaagagttgtattttacacggaaaagggtacttagggaggaagaaagccaatccaaatcctatataaacaccctaagtatgacctagaaAAGGGGGCCTCTtctagaacttttctggaatacagaactacacgccaggaattacttgaaggaagccaaacgatccatcccaaaagtcggagctactccaagactgaagatctctctcagaattccttcaggggttttagagttttcttcatgttttgttatttttatacttttgagatgtactcttattttattatgaactaaaccccttagatacctaagggggataaaacctatgatggatcttgttattattatctgaactgtatgataaatacttgatttgttcttaattgtgttcttaatgcttgagttaatatttcgggtattaattcatgatttgatgtgcttatgcagaggaggaatagaccctgcctaagagtagatttggcataattaagcggagttgatcgaacgcctagaaatagggttacgagattttttcgtattagggtgaaacctaatatgggagtccatagagtgatgtactacttccctaggggttttaattaagaaaaaaattttgattaattcaactaaGGGTTAGACgctattagtctcgaaagggataataacataggttagggaatctcacggatcaagtcaagtgaataaattgtctggtTCAGAGTTAGATagcaagtgaaatctaggtggattcctccttgggtgtcgtctttatcaattgattttcttcaagtctttttccaaattttctctttgctttaattaaattagttaattagtttagataattagtttaataaacaaaccctgttattcttaggctagataataaaaagatagttattactagtacttttggttcccttgggtacgatatcccggtcttgccattactatactattgttcgataggtgcgattgccttttcgtcatgataatagttagtctagatttgatcttcattataaatatttattacttgttacgaatcacgcgatcagcgGGTACCACggtcgtgaatttttttaaaaatttacacaaCTTATTGTAAAACATAATAGCGGTTTTGGCAGTAGCGGTTTTGGACGGTGCCGCTACCACTATATAGCGGCCGCTATAGCAGTATCGGACTGCTAGTTAAATCCCTGATATAGGTTTGATAGCTTGAATTAGGTTGAGATAGCTCTAACTCTATCATATATTTATGAGTTTATGTGTTTAGGAAGCTTATATTTGGATTTtaagaatttatatttgaaattttttatttctaaatttttatttgaaaattaaaatatttcaaatacaagattatgagttaatttaaatttattgttcaaataattcaaatttaaatttagattaagcttttaaaaaattagaaataaatgtaAATATGGAAATTTCAAAAAATCTCAAATCCAAACTCTAAAACCCatatttaaattaagatttggacctagatattttgaaattagaaaataatctattaataataaataagaaaaagaattatatatttttagaaataagatgaaattatttgacttataaaatataactcaGGTTTCGTATTTAATACTAATcgtgttttattattaaattattttacttataaaaaattttgattttttttctcattcttaAATTTtgaggactaaactgaaaaattttagaactatatcaaaaacttcaaaaaaaaaagaaaaaaagaagaaggagaaggTAGAGGTATCTAGCTACACCTTTTTGCTGCAGCTTAAATAATGTCAAAGTTTGTACATTCTTATCCAATTTGTTTTGTAAAAAGAACGTAATTATATTTTAGAAACTttgatatagttttttttttccttcgaGGGTTAAACTGAAGAGTTTAAAAATATGTTAAGAACTTGAAAAACCCGAGTTATACGAGTTTGATGGAGATTTCCATTGCGCATTATTTATGTGCCTCACAGCAACAGTTCATGGTATTCGGTAAGACATTGTCTGTTAATGAAAGTATACTAGGAATTGCCAAAAATGTGTATTTGGTAAGACATAGCTTCAAGggataaaaaattgaaaagatagTTATTCAGTATAACTAAGCTTAATGCATTTAAGAATAAGGCTGTTGTTTAATCATTTAGAACCAAATTATATGGTATTGTTAGAGCTTGTGAGAGTACCATTGAACTTTGAAGAAAGCTCGACGTGTAGAATATTTGTTTCTATGCATAGGTAGTtgattcttgaaaataagaaattataCGTGAAGCTGCTTAGTATCTAAGAGTCATTCCATTTTGATGTGTATATTTTGAACCTTGAACTAAGTCATAATATCTACATAGCTAATTTTGGTGGTACATCTTTTATATATGTTTGGGTTGTAAACAAGGCCATGAAAGCTATATGGTTGGTTATATGTTATGGTTTAGTAGCTCTACACTAAAGTTTAATATAACACTTTGACCATTTTGACCTTGGTAGTTGTATTCTTCTTTTTTCAAACGAATGTCTTTCACTCCATCTTCAAAATGAACAAAGTAAGCCCCATTAACCTTTTAAGTCTTATAACAACTCTACCTCAAATGACCAGGAAAATTCATACAATAACAAATAAGTAGAAGGACAAAGTTTTTCCTCATTCCATAATAAACACAAGATcaaaggattgtatgaaataaGAGTGCTACATCATCCTgtattcatttttaattatttaatgatatttcagtaattttttccatgtcatttatgcataaatttggtaattttttaaaagcTAAACCTTGAGCTCTAAACTTCGAATCTTAAACTtgaaccttaaatcctaaattcaAATCTTGAACCTCAAATCCTAAACCAAAGGGTCAAGTTTAGAGTTCaagatttaaaatttaaggtttaaggttttgaatttaagatttaagatttGAGTTTGGGTTCGAGGTTTGAGTTTAACGTTTCGGGTTCAAATTTGGGAGTGAAGgttcaagtaaaaaaaaagactaaaattatgtatcaatgacatgaaaaaaaattgttgaatatcattaaataattgtaaaGAGATACATGATGATGTGATACCTTTATTTCATACAATTCTTTTTCTAGTAAACACAAGCCACTTACAATTCATTTTTAgcaaaaaattaaaccaaaaatgaAATCGACAAGAAAAGAATACATTAATTGCCCATGAAGTTCTTCGTCGGAACATTTGGGAGAATTTAAAGGTTTTTGACAAGATACTTTAACAATAATAGGATTCTCCGTAGAGGATGAATGAACATTAAAACTTGATGTTTCTTTGTTGCCAAAACTAATTTCTTGAAACCTCCTAAAGGCTTCCAATGCTTCATTTTCTTCCCAATAAAAGcaacataaaatttcttcatcttcttcctatgTTGATTCATTTTTCAACATTTCTAAGACAATTATAAACTAAAGCTAAAAGaatagaaattatattttttttggtaaatataaaacttattttgaataataaaaaaaaggagtaAAAATGATTTTCTGAGAAAAATGAATTCGAAGGACAGCATGCGCATACAATATATATTAGGCATAGTTTGAATTAAAGTGCAAGCACAGATGAATTGCCCGCTATCTTGTTTTGGAAAGTTAAATACCCTTTCCTCTTCCCATTAATGGTTAGATGTTTGTGACTTAACAAAGGAATGTCAAATCCcgaaaaaccatttaaaattttccaacctTATCAATTAAATCACCTTCGTTGATTAAACATCTTGAATACATGGTTGACTAACTTAACTCTAAATCGAAAtgtaaatcaaattatttatatcGTAATTTTGAACCTTAAACAATTATAGAACACAAAACTTATGGAAGTAGATAAACGTAAAAGTTAAGGTGAAAAATTAAGACTGCATTCGAGAGGCATCTGAATAGTCCAAAGTGGAAGACGAAACAACAGTGACGCGTCATGCAGTAATTGCATATGAAGTCGTGGATGGCCCCCAGATCCATGTGAACACAACTCCTTCAaccaaaaatgaaatataataatacaatttGCATGGTACGGAATAAAAGAAACACGCACAAAGCCGAACGTGAAGGCCAAGAGTGGCGAGAGCACTATTATCCAATAAAAATCCAATTAAGGTGACTCAGAGAAAACGTGGCTGCACCCTACGCGTCTGTCAGATTTGGAAACGTATCATCATGGGTCAAGATAGCAGGAGAGAGGTGAGTGAGCGACTAAGGAATCGCATaactataataatatataaatatcgcTGCCTGCACAGCAGACAAGATATCAGAATGGGAAAGGTAGGAAAGGGAGGGAAGagctttggtttttcttttcttttcttttttttttaaataattattattggtAGAGAAAATTAGGCTAAGGGGTTACGTCAGATTTGCATGCGACACGTAGTTGCTATATAAAACTTCCGCCGCTTCGCCCACGAATCCCTCACACCCTTCTATTCAGTCGGTCCATTTTTAATTTCTCTctgaaattttcattaaatttgttagactcgtaaatataaatataaaacccTTTTCTCTCATTGGTTACTAACGATTCAGTTTTTCCAGacctttttctttttaacaaattatTATATTTGTCTGAGATCTGAATCCAATTTTTCATTTCAACTCTTGTATTAATGTCTCTCTCATATATATTACGGTATAATCaaattttggaattaaaatacTGTATGCCTACTTACAGTTGAAGGGTTATTTTCATTTTTgcagaattaatttaattatttttagtaaaaaataaaataaaataatatttaaaatttaatatcggatctctataatatttttactaatatTATTTCCTCTTTTAAGATAAAAACGATTTAGATGATAACCTTTCTGTTGGTAATATAACAtcatttattttgtttctttcgcACTGCTTTTGCATGCGTGGTTTGAAACAATCAAACTCCACTTCCCTTTTTAATTTCTAATTGTCATTACTATCTCATAAAAGAACGATCGTAACGCTTAAAATAGGTTTTACGTGTTTCCCATTTTCATTACTGTATCGTAAGaggcttttatttttaatttttaatatttatcaccataattaaactaattataaaaaatcataacatGGTTTTATCATTAAtaatcttaaattattaaaatatttacagtaAGAATGTAAAATTTTAACTTAGATTCACCTTATATAAGAAGTAAAATAGTAATAGCATGATGATTTTTTATCTGAATGATTTTGTATGTTGTTatctgaataaaataaaataaaccagcTGTACCACAAAGGATCTTTTTGGCTATCTATTATCGTAAGAGTTATCAGTTTTTTCtcctgtttttatttttttttaatttaactataaaataagATTCCAATTTCCAACTTAGTTTCAAAGCAAAGCTCATATATCATCAATTAACTGAACGATcggtgcaattttttttattgtagggAGTATTAAATTTCGCATCGTATGTAATCAAGATCACCTCAAAATTTGGAGTTggtttaaaataagaaaaagaaaatgaaatgaaatagaaaatgGACATGattaaaaagtaacaaaatttgaaaaaaaaaaagtatgaacCACTGTCTGTTCAAAATTGGACTTGAAGGGTGAGGCACCGTTCATAGGCACCAGTCAAGAGAGAACGCATGGCTGGTTGCACAAAATCCGGAGTTGAGAAAGTAGCGGCACGAGGTTTTGTTTTTCTTGCggtttctttttccttctttttcactACTAATTAATTCCCCttcctcttctctctctctctcacttcACTCCAGTTTCCTTTGTCTATAAAGTATAATCCCCCAAAAAACCCATTTGAACCTTCTTCAAAACCAcaacaaagatttttttttttaaaacaaagtgttTTTTATAGTGTTCAAATTGGAGATATGTACAATTGAAAGTTTGGTCTGGAAATAACCAGAAAAAAACACATGGGTGCTTTAACTTTCAAAGGTTTTACACATGTGGTTGGATGTGGGTGTCTTCACAAATGATCTCTTCTTCAACATAGCCTCTCGTCTACTTTGGCTTCCCAGTTCTGATTTTCCTTAAAGTATTTTCTTTCTGTAACATTATATATTGATTTCTTGTTTGGGGGTGCTGTAATTGTTGTAAAGAATTGTTTGATTAAGGTTATAGTTTAGTGAAGgggataattttttattatttcgatGAAATCCGTGGGAGGAAGGAAGCAGATGGTTTATGTTGCTTCGATCTGTTGAGGTTTTTTCTGATAGCCAAAGCGGGCCCTTTTTCACTCTTTTGCTTCCTTGATTAGATACAATATATTTTCCCCTCCTTTCTACTTATCCGTACacagaaaaagaaaaccctatCCTTTCGCTgtctatttttttctctctctatatctatatctatatctatatctgtCTCAAAAGGGAactcattatttttataataaaatatttgagaTGAGAGGTGtacaacaacagcagcagcagcagcagaagATGGGAGGTGAAGATGTGCATGCAGTAGGTGGAAATGAAGGAAACCCTTCAGGGTTTGATGATGTTGTTGTTGAGGTTGAAAGAGTGATGGGTAGTGAAGAAAGAGAGATGTGGCTGGATAGGCAGCAAGATGATGAGTTGCTTGATGTTAATGATGCTTCCATCTTCTATGGTGATTTCCCTCCTCTTCCTGATTTCCCTTGCATGTCGTCGTCTTCGTCTTCTTCGTCCACTCCGGCACCTGTTAAGGCCATTGCATGCTCCTCCTCGGCTTCCACGGCTTCGTCTTCTTCTTCCGCGGCTTCTTGGGCTGTTTTGAAGTCGGATGCCGATGAAGACATGGAGAGAAAGAATAATGGTCATCATATTCATCTTCACCACCACCATCATCAAAATTATATTCAGAATAGTCACCAGCAGGAGCACCATGGTAAGGTTGATGGAACACCAGCCGCCTTGTCTTCCACCGCCTCCACGGAGATCCCTCAGCCACAAGATCAGAATGTCATGGACGGCGTCGATTGTACGGACGTTATGGAGAATTTCGGGTACATGGATCTGATCGATAACAATGATTTATTCGATCCATCTTCGATATTTCACCATGATGATACTGGCCTAGAAGAGTTCCAACAAGATCAGCAAAACCAACAGCAGCAAGAACATGATTCGACTCAACAGCAGCTGGGGCAACAAGTGGGGGCAATGATGTACAGTAAGAACGAAGATCAGACCCAAGAAGAGAAAGCTTCGGATGATTTAGCCATGGTGTTCTTGGAGTGGCTCAAGACCAACAAAGAGACTGTCTCAGCAGAAGACTTGAGGAGAGTTAAAATCAAGAAAGCTACCATAGAGTGTGCCGCCAGGCGTTTGGGTGGAGGAAAAGAGGCCATGAAGCAGCTGTTGAAGCTTATTCTTGAATGGGTTCAAACCAATCATCTTCAGAGAAGGCGCATTAAAGAATCAGCTTCCAACAACCAACCTGATCACCCTTACCAGTACTCAAACCCTAATAATCTCAACTCTAGCTCAAACCCAAACCTCAACTGCAACCCTATCTTACCATCTGAACCTAACTCTTGTTTTTCTCAACCAGCATGGGTTCCACAACCAGCTTACACAACCGATCCGGAGGCTGCACCACCACCGCTGCCAGGTTTCACACCTGTAGTGGGGTATATGGGGGATCCTTTTGCAAATGGAGCTCCTAATGTTACCACCCACCACCACCCTTATCAGCCCCCAACGGATTATCAAGTGCTGGACACAGCTCAAACGTGGCCACCTTCACAGTTTGCTTTGGCAGCCTCTCAATACAACTCATTTGCAGACAATAATCTCCATCCAGCTCCACTTCAGCAGCAGCCATCTGCTTTTCCTGGGTATGTGAATCAATATCCGTATCACTACGTCCCGGGGCATAATAATAATGATCAAAGGCTACTACGGTTAGG
The Gossypium hirsutum isolate 1008001.06 chromosome A07, Gossypium_hirsutum_v2.1, whole genome shotgun sequence genome window above contains:
- the LOC107955319 gene encoding B3 domain-containing transcription factor ABI3 isoform X4; this encodes MRGVQQQQQQQQKMGGEDVHAVGGNEGNPSGFDDVVVEVERVMGSEEREMWLDRQQDDELLDVNDASIFYGDFPPLPDFPCMSSSSSSSSTPAPVKAIACSSSASTASSSSSAASWAVLKSDADEDMERKNNGHHIHLHHHHHQNYIQNSHQQEHHGKVDGTPAALSSTASTEIPQPQDQNVMDGVDCTDVMENFGYMDLIDNNDLFDPSSIFHHDDTGLEEFQQDQQNQQQQEHDSTQQQLGQQVGAMMYSKNEDQTQEEKASDDLAMVFLEWLKTNKETVSAEDLRRVKIKKATIECAARRLGGGKEAMKQLLKLILEWVQTNHLQRRRIKESASNNQPDHPYQYSNPNNLNSSSNPNLNCNPILPSEPNSCFSQPAWVPQPAYTTDPEAAPPPLPGFTPVVGYMGDPFANGAPNVTTHHHPYQPPTDYQVLDTAQTWPPSQFALAASQYNSFADNNLHPAPLQQQPSAFPGYVNQYPYHYVPGHNNNDQRLLRLGSSATKEARKKRMARQRRFASHHRNHGHHHNNQQSQLQNQSIDQHERLVNGNCVAAAQANPGNWVYWPSVAGALASNPPPVLPGDATMVHPVDQPTMQGQTYQRQVATDRRQGWKPEKNLRFLLQKVLKQSDVGNLGRIVLPKKEAETHLPELEARDGISIAMEDIGTSRVWNMRYRFWPNNKSRMYLLENTGDFVRTNGLQEGDFIVIYSDVKCGKYLIRGVKVRQSGTKSETKRPGKSQKNHHTNSPSAAVNGSLPTPITQTVK
- the LOC107955319 gene encoding B3 domain-containing transcription factor ABI3 isoform X2: MRGVQQQQQQQQKMGGEDVHAVGGNEGNPSGFDDVVVEVERVMGSEEREMWLDRQQDDELLDVNDASIFYGDFPPLPDFPCMSSSSSSSSTPAPVKAIACSSSASTASSSSSAASWAVLKSDADEDMERKNNGHHIHLHHHHHQNYIQNSHQQEHHGKVDGTPAALSSTASTEIPQPQDQNVMDGVDCTDVMENFGYMDLIDNNDLFDPSSIFHHDDTGLEEFQQDQQNQQQQEHDSTQQQLGQQVGAMMYSKNEDQTQEEKASDDLAMVFLEWLKTNKETVSAEDLRRVKIKKATIECAARRLGGGKEAMKQLLKLILEWVQTNHLQRRRIKESASNNQPDHPYQYSNPNNLNSSSNPNLNCNPILPSEPNSCFSQPAWVPQPAYTTDPEAAPPPLPGFTPVVGYMGDPFANGAPNVTTHHHPYQPPTDYQVLDTAQTWPPSQFALAASQYNSFADNNLHPAPLQQQPSAFPGYVNQYPYHYVPGHNNNDQRLLRLGSSATKEARKKRMARQRRFASHHRNHGHHHNNQQSQLQNQSIDQHERLVNGNCVAAAQANPGNWVYWPSVAGALASNPPPVLPGDATMVHPVDQPTMQGQTYQRQVATDRRQGWKPEKNLRFLLQKVLKQSDVGNLGRIVLPKKEAETHLPELEARDGISIAMEDIGTSRVWNMRYRFWPNNKSRMYLLENTGACTISDSLIFHKLPIVFIIFIHTNCCCCFLISGDFVRTNGLQEGDFIVIYSDVKCGKYLIRGVKVRQSGTKSETKRPGKSQKNHHTNSPSAAVNGSLPTPITQTVK
- the LOC107955319 gene encoding B3 domain-containing transcription factor ABI3 isoform X3, with translation MRGVQQQQQQQQKMGGEDVHAVGGNEGNPSGFDDVVVEVERVMGSEEREMWLDRQQDDELLDVNDASIFYGDFPPLPDFPCMSSSSSSSSTPAPVKAIACSSSASTASSSSSAASWAVLKSDADEDMERKNNGHHIHLHHHHHQNYIQNSHQQEHHGKVDGTPAALSSTASTEIPQPQDQNVMDGVDCTDVMENFGYMDLIDNNDLFDPSSIFHHDDTGLEEFQQDQQNQQQQEHDSTQQQLGQQVGAMMYSKNEDQTQEEKASDDLAMVFLEWLKTNKETVSAEDLRRVKIKKATIECAARRLGGGKEAMKQLLKLILEWVQTNHLQRRRIKESASNNQPDHPYQYSNPNNLNSSSNPNLNCNPILPSEPNSCFSQPAWVPQPAYTTDPEAAPPPLPGFTPVVGYMGDPFANGAPNVTTHHHPYQPPTDYQVLDTAQTWPPSQFALAASQYNSFADNNLHPAPLQQQPSAFPGYVNQYPYHYVPGHNNNDQRLLRLGSSATKEARKKRMARQRRFASHHRNHGHHHNNQQSQLQNQSIDQHERLVNGNCVAAAQANPGNWVYWPSVAGALASNPPPVLPGDATMVHPVDQPTMQGQTYQRQVATDRRQGWKPEKNLRFLLQKVLKQSDVGNLGRIVLPKKEAETHLPELEARDGISIAMEDIGTSRVWNMRYSFRFWPNNKSRMYLLENTGDFVRTNGLQEGDFIVIYSDVKCGKYLIRGVKVRQSGTKSETKRPGKSQKNHHTNSPSAAVNGSLPTPITQTVK
- the LOC107955319 gene encoding B3 domain-containing transcription factor ABI3 isoform X1, which translates into the protein MRGVQQQQQQQQKMGGEDVHAVGGNEGNPSGFDDVVVEVERVMGSEEREMWLDRQQDDELLDVNDASIFYGDFPPLPDFPCMSSSSSSSSTPAPVKAIACSSSASTASSSSSAASWAVLKSDADEDMERKNNGHHIHLHHHHHQNYIQNSHQQEHHGKVDGTPAALSSTASTEIPQPQDQNVMDGVDCTDVMENFGYMDLIDNNDLFDPSSIFHHDDTGLEEFQQDQQNQQQQEHDSTQQQLGQQVGAMMYSKNEDQTQEEKASDDLAMVFLEWLKTNKETVSAEDLRRVKIKKATIECAARRLGGGKEAMKQLLKLILEWVQTNHLQRRRIKESASNNQPDHPYQYSNPNNLNSSSNPNLNCNPILPSEPNSCFSQPAWVPQPAYTTDPEAAPPPLPGFTPVVGYMGDPFANGAPNVTTHHHPYQPPTDYQVLDTAQTWPPSQFALAASQYNSFADNNLHPAPLQQQPSAFPGYVNQYPYHYVPGHNNNDQRLLRLGSSATKEARKKRMARQRRFASHHRNHGHHHNNQQSQLQNQSIDQHERLVNGNCVAAAQANPGNWVYWPSVAGALASNPPPVLPGDATMVHPVDQPTMQGQTYQRQVATDRRQGWKPEKNLRFLLQKVLKQSDVGNLGRIVLPKKEAETHLPELEARDGISIAMEDIGTSRVWNMRYSFRFWPNNKSRMYLLENTGACTISDSLIFHKLPIVFIIFIHTNCCCCFLISGDFVRTNGLQEGDFIVIYSDVKCGKYLIRGVKVRQSGTKSETKRPGKSQKNHHTNSPSAAVNGSLPTPITQTVK